The following coding sequences are from one Gossypium raimondii isolate GPD5lz chromosome 4, ASM2569854v1, whole genome shotgun sequence window:
- the LOC105778816 gene encoding uncharacterized protein LOC105778816, translated as MNCVVGRKPGFVYTILGLFLSLSEKMEGESSSLQIHRTSSIENEPRTLSIDQIQYAREAAMYVVNTRSIEEAMNIFTQGLEPVVEVARDEMETTTIEEIKR; from the exons ATGAACTGTGTTGTTGGAAGAAAGCCAGGGTTTGTATATACAATTCTGGGTTTGTTTCTGAGTTTGTCTGAGAAAATGGAAGGGGAATCATCGAGCTTGCAGATTCATAGAACATCATCTATAGAGAACGAGCCAAGGACCTTGAGTATTGATCAAATCCAATATGCAAGG GAGGCAGCCATGTATGTGGTGAATACCAGGAGCATAGAAGAAGCCATGAATATCTTCAcacag GGACTAGAGCCGGTAGTTGAAGTTGCGAGGGACGAGATGGAAACGACGACGATAGAAGAAATAAAGAGATAG